In one window of Streptomyces roseofulvus DNA:
- a CDS encoding proline racemase family protein, which produces MPAVTALPADGVRVTDYHTAGEPFRIVADGVPPAPGDTVAERCATAIGPGGSGTAPRPGPLDALRRLLVQEPRGHAGMYGGFVVPPDDDGAHLGVLFWHKDGFSTACGHGTIALAAWAVDTGRVPAGPGDRDVPVRIDVPSGRVTATVHRSGGRTTGVTFRNVPARVTARKVPVATGLGIVEADLAHAGACYASVSARELGLTVDRASLPELTRVGREIRTALAGHPATWHPDGPLLSGVYGVILYEDLPETPEGPRQRNVTVFADGQIDRSPCGSGTSARLALLADEGRLKEGQVLTHESVAGTVFTGRAVPGGDPGRGLVTEVTGTAHRTGEAHFTLDPDDTLGAGFLL; this is translated from the coding sequence ATTCCTGCTGTGACCGCCCTCCCCGCGGACGGCGTCCGCGTCACCGACTACCACACCGCCGGCGAGCCCTTCCGGATCGTCGCCGACGGCGTGCCGCCCGCCCCCGGCGACACCGTCGCCGAGCGGTGCGCCACCGCCATCGGCCCCGGCGGCTCCGGCACCGCCCCCCGCCCCGGCCCCCTGGACGCGCTGCGCCGGCTCCTCGTCCAGGAACCGCGCGGCCACGCCGGCATGTACGGCGGGTTCGTCGTCCCGCCCGACGACGACGGCGCCCACCTGGGCGTCCTCTTCTGGCACAAGGACGGCTTCTCCACCGCCTGCGGCCACGGCACCATCGCCCTCGCCGCCTGGGCCGTCGACACCGGCCGCGTCCCGGCCGGCCCCGGCGACCGGGACGTGCCGGTCCGCATCGACGTGCCGTCCGGCCGCGTCACCGCCACCGTCCACCGGTCCGGCGGCCGCACCACCGGCGTCACCTTCCGCAACGTGCCCGCCCGGGTCACCGCCCGCAAGGTGCCCGTCGCCACCGGCCTCGGCATCGTCGAGGCCGACCTCGCCCACGCCGGCGCCTGCTACGCCTCCGTCTCCGCCCGCGAGCTCGGCCTCACCGTGGACCGGGCGTCGCTGCCCGAACTCACCCGGGTGGGACGGGAGATCCGCACCGCGCTCGCCGGCCACCCCGCGACCTGGCACCCCGACGGGCCGCTGCTCTCCGGCGTCTACGGCGTCATCCTGTACGAGGACCTGCCCGAGACCCCGGAAGGGCCGCGCCAGCGGAACGTCACCGTCTTCGCCGACGGCCAGATCGACCGCTCCCCGTGCGGCTCCGGCACCTCCGCCCGGCTCGCCCTCCTCGCCGACGAGGGCCGCCTGAAGGAGGGGCAGGTGCTCACCCACGAGTCCGTCGCCGGCACGGTCTTCACCGGCCGCGCCGTCCCCGGCGGCGATCCCGGCCGCGGACTCGTCACCGAGGTCACCGGCACCGCCCACCGCACCGGCGAGGCGCACTTCACGCTCGACCCGGACGACACCCTCGGCGCGGGGTTCCTCCTGTGA